The Acropora muricata isolate sample 2 chromosome 5, ASM3666990v1, whole genome shotgun sequence genome includes a window with the following:
- the LOC136917168 gene encoding uncharacterized protein, with amino-acid sequence MRNYEADDVNSVSDNVNDIAELKEQIRVLKEQLCQRDLVIKTQRKSLEKVTGALGDNQSQQYQKDAHKCEETQKTENGDNGPFITEEIDELPATNNAQSSSGPSTVCKVFQFVRHVGFYVGYTIVKYNLISPM; translated from the exons ATGCGAAATTATGAAGCAGATGATGTTAACAGTGTTTCAGACAATGTAAACGACATAGCTGAACTTAAAGAACAGATAAGAGTCCTAAAAGAACAATTATGTCAG AGAGACTTAGTCATAAAGACACAAAGAAAGAGTCTCGAGAAAGTGACTGGAGCGTTGGGCGATAATCAGAGCCAGCAATATCAAAAGGATGCTCACAAATGTGAGGAAACCCAGAAAACTGAAAATGGCGATAACG GACCGTTTATTACAGAAGAAATAGACGAGCTTCCCGCAACCAACAATGCACAGTCATCGTCTGGGCCAAGCACAGTTTGCaaagtttttcaatttgttcGTCACGTTGGATTTTACGTGGGATATACCATTGTAAAATATAATCTTATATCCCCCATGTAA